From one Bradyrhizobium sp. Ash2021 genomic stretch:
- a CDS encoding VCBS domain-containing protein, with the protein MSFAGKFDGTLSDGQGSQPHGHGHVDSVSTHAPTGAIIVHDAHLLFTGDFKRSGVDLILSADDRKLVLHDYFKGEKHAALASPDGAHLTGDIVDALSGYTQFAQADGSASVAQVIGHVTKLTGTATVIRNGVSIILNQGDNVNKGDVVQSGSDSSLGITFIDGSVFGLASNAKMVLNEMIYDPNGSNNSSLISLVQGTISFVAGATAKHGDMKVDTPVATMGIRGTAVLVEIDFDVPAQGGAPPAKFQVLVEPDGTTGSYILFDKTTLTPIATVNLAGTQTIVNGQGTVSFLSSAQLSADAQKIITDVFAQKFTDNTNPKDTTHFTSNIIDDTLLLKLTNGDTVPVTVKVGFVADNPAALSNPNTPPRTDHIDGPPTVVTFNSAFTERDNATHTVTHSSTLDTLSDKIKWVDINAGDLPSATAKFDSFTYKDASNHDVTASLTAEQLAAIQAVEIPLTVVQDPGNTNNGSATWTYNIADSAFDFLAAGETLTLTYMARVDNNFAPNDEWTLTPITITITGTNDAPTIATSGTGITERLGTGNTAIDTASGTVTFTDVDLTDRPIVSAALSASHPFRYLDAQGHDITGSLTAEQLAAIAAVEVPLTVVQAAGNTHNGSATWTYSIADKAFDFIAKGETLTLNYVAEVDDGHGGVVSTPITVSINGADISITGTNDNPVVTTTSNAFAELSNDSQPNPTGSTALDTVSGTIGFTDVDLTDRPVASAAYTSFTYTDASGHALSLTAQQQADVAAVAAPLTVTQTPGNTDNGSATWTYSLADGAFDFLAAGEILTLTYTATVDDGHGGVISQPFTVTITGTNDTPTIATTGTGITERLGTGNTAIDTASGTVTFTDVDLTDRPIVSAALSASHPFRYLDAQGHDITGSLTAEQLAAIAAVEVPLTVVQAAGNTHNGSATWTYSIADKAFDFIAKGETLTLNYVAEVDDGHGGVVSTPITVSINGADISIAGTNDNPVVTTTSNAFAELSNDSQPNPTGSTALDTVSGTIGFTDVDLTDRPVASAAYTSFTYTDASGHALSLTAQQQADVAAVAVPLTVTQADGNTDNGSATWTYSVADGNFDFLAAGEILTLTYTATVDDGHGGVVTKPFTVTITGTNDTPTIDTTSNAFAELSNDSQPNPTGSTALDTVSGTIGFTDVDLTDRPVASAAYTSFTYTDASGHALSLTAQQQADVAAVAVPLTVTQTAGNTDNGSATWTYSVADGNFDFLAAGETLTLTYTATVDDGHGGVVTKPFTVTITGTNDTPTIDTTSNAFAELSNTPQPNPTGSTALDTVTGTVSFTDVDLTDRPVVSAVFSSFTYTDASHTALTLTAQQQADVAAVEGALTIAQTPGNTDNGSATWTYSLADGAFDFLAAGEILTLTYTATVDDGHGGVVTKPFTVTITGTNDTPTIDTTSNAFAELSNTPQPNPTGSTALDTVTGTVSFTDVDLTDRPVVSAVFSSFTYTDASHTALTLTAQQQADVAAVEGALTIAQTPGNTDNGSATWTYSLADGAFDFLAAGEILTLTYTATVDDGHGGVVTKPFTVTITGTNDTPTIDTTSNAFAELSNTPQPNPTGSAALDTVTGTVSFTDVDLTDRPVVSAVFSSFTYTDASHTALTLTAQQQADVAAVEGALTIAQTPGNTDNGSATWTYSLADGAFDFLAAGETLTLTYTATVDDGHGGVISKPFTVTITGTNDSPVAVADSDQGHVVEAGNDVHDNVVPGVPTTTGNVLTNDTDVDLTDTHSVIGVAAGTASGVLSTGVGATIIGTYGSLVLGVDGTWTYTLDNSRPATNALAQGAHANDVFSYTESDHNGGTSTTTLTIGITGTNDAPVTNDAPVAATDLNTGAPVVEQGVHPGNTAFAGIDTATGNVLSNDSDVDTGDTMTVQGVASGTPSGPLTGHVATGVAGTYGSVTVADDGSWTYTLDNGNAATQALTEGQHVTDVFTYTMHDAAGATASATLTIDITGTNDAPVVAAVNAGTLTDTVGNDSFGNLTGTLVGNDVDNGDAATLLYTAIVPISHLAVNSAVAGHYGSLTVNLNGSYSYVADAGAINALHAGTYADTFTVQTTDVHGATGTATLTVDVTGANDSPTLANVNAGTLTDTAANDSFGDLTGMLVGTDRDSGETATLQYAVLDAPHHVATSAVAGLYGSLTVNANGSYDYVANAAAINALPAGSHTDTFTVQTSDVHGATGTATFTVNVTGVNDTAVIGGTDTQNLTETNAVLTTGGKLSISDVDSLATFNAQTDVAGSHAYGHFSINAAGVWTYTTDTAHNEFVGGTTYTDTLSVSSADGTSHLLTVNILGTNDPAVIAGQSSGAVEVADDGPGSGALTVTGTLTDTDVDNAPNTFVAAAAGSGTDHGYGTYQMTAGGVWTYTLNNSNAAVKALGENQHLTDTFTVHTVDGTAQIVTIAVTDNDDPDHDIYAADGTTPLAASTAFISGNNHNFIGAATDSTIIGNNDSTADHINAQGGNDTIYGRGGNDIIQGGDGNDVIYGGSGNDTITGGAGADQLWGGSGRDTFVFAAAADSTPASFDTIQDFQVGVDHINVSGLGFAAGMSGLGALAAHGLNWSQVGSDTVVLGDTNGNAGNAEFQIVLKGVTATSLHLSDFIIA; encoded by the coding sequence TTGAGCTTTGCCGGTAAATTCGACGGTACTCTGTCTGACGGTCAGGGCTCCCAGCCCCATGGGCATGGCCATGTCGACAGCGTTTCGACGCATGCGCCAACCGGCGCCATCATCGTCCATGACGCCCATCTGCTCTTCACCGGCGATTTTAAACGCTCCGGGGTCGACCTGATCCTGTCGGCGGACGACCGCAAACTGGTGCTGCACGATTACTTCAAGGGCGAGAAGCACGCCGCGCTGGCTTCGCCCGATGGCGCGCATCTGACCGGCGACATCGTTGACGCGCTCAGCGGTTACACGCAGTTTGCGCAGGCCGACGGCAGCGCCAGCGTTGCCCAGGTGATCGGCCATGTCACCAAGCTGACGGGCACCGCGACCGTGATCCGGAACGGCGTGTCGATCATCCTGAACCAGGGCGACAACGTCAACAAGGGCGACGTGGTCCAGTCCGGCTCCGACTCCTCGCTCGGCATCACCTTCATCGACGGCTCCGTGTTCGGCCTCGCGTCGAACGCGAAGATGGTGCTGAACGAAATGATCTATGACCCGAACGGGTCGAACAACTCGTCGCTGATCAGCCTCGTGCAGGGGACGATCTCGTTCGTCGCAGGTGCTACCGCCAAACACGGCGATATGAAGGTCGATACGCCGGTCGCGACAATGGGCATCCGCGGCACCGCGGTGCTGGTCGAGATCGATTTCGATGTCCCCGCCCAGGGTGGCGCGCCGCCGGCGAAATTCCAGGTGCTGGTCGAGCCGGACGGCACCACCGGCTCCTATATCCTGTTCGACAAGACAACCCTGACCCCGATCGCGACCGTCAATCTGGCCGGGACGCAAACCATCGTCAATGGTCAGGGCACCGTCAGCTTCCTGTCGTCGGCCCAGCTGTCGGCCGATGCGCAAAAGATCATCACGGACGTCTTTGCGCAGAAATTCACCGACAATACGAACCCCAAAGACACCACCCATTTCACCAGTAACATCATCGATGATACGCTGCTGCTCAAGCTGACGAACGGGGACACCGTCCCCGTGACAGTGAAGGTGGGCTTCGTTGCGGACAACCCTGCGGCGCTGTCCAACCCCAACACCCCGCCCAGGACCGATCACATCGATGGGCCGCCGACGGTCGTTACCTTCAACAGCGCTTTCACCGAACGTGACAACGCTACACACACTGTCACCCACAGTTCGACCCTTGATACGCTGTCCGACAAGATCAAGTGGGTCGACATCAACGCCGGCGATCTTCCGAGCGCGACGGCCAAGTTCGATTCCTTCACCTACAAGGATGCGAGCAATCACGATGTCACCGCGTCGCTGACGGCGGAGCAACTGGCCGCGATCCAGGCGGTCGAAATACCGCTAACCGTGGTGCAGGACCCCGGCAACACCAACAACGGATCGGCGACCTGGACCTACAATATTGCCGACAGCGCCTTCGACTTTCTTGCCGCCGGCGAGACGTTGACGCTGACCTACATGGCGCGGGTGGACAACAACTTCGCGCCAAACGATGAATGGACGTTGACGCCGATCACGATCACGATCACCGGCACCAACGACGCGCCGACCATTGCCACGTCCGGCACTGGCATCACCGAGCGATTAGGCACCGGCAATACCGCCATCGATACGGCGTCCGGCACCGTCACTTTCACCGACGTCGATCTGACCGACCGTCCGATCGTGAGTGCGGCGCTCTCCGCTTCGCATCCGTTTAGATATCTCGACGCCCAGGGCCACGACATCACCGGTTCGCTGACGGCCGAGCAGCTGGCGGCGATCGCCGCCGTCGAGGTTCCCCTGACCGTGGTGCAGGCGGCGGGAAATACCCACAATGGTTCGGCGACCTGGACCTACAGCATCGCCGACAAGGCGTTCGATTTCATCGCCAAGGGCGAGACGCTGACCCTCAACTACGTCGCCGAGGTCGATGACGGCCATGGCGGGGTGGTCTCGACGCCGATCACGGTATCGATCAACGGCGCCGACATTTCCATCACCGGCACCAACGATAATCCCGTGGTCACGACGACCAGCAACGCGTTTGCCGAACTGTCGAACGACAGCCAGCCGAACCCGACCGGGTCGACGGCGCTCGATACGGTCTCCGGCACCATCGGCTTTACCGATGTCGACCTGACCGACCGTCCGGTGGCGAGCGCGGCCTACACCTCGTTTACCTATACGGACGCATCCGGCCATGCGCTGTCCTTGACGGCGCAGCAGCAGGCCGATGTGGCGGCGGTCGCGGCGCCGCTGACGGTGACGCAGACGCCTGGCAATACCGACAATGGTTCGGCGACCTGGACCTACAGCCTGGCCGACGGTGCGTTCGACTTCCTGGCCGCCGGCGAAATCCTGACGCTGACCTATACCGCGACCGTCGATGACGGCCATGGCGGCGTCATTTCACAACCGTTCACGGTCACCATCACCGGCACCAACGACACGCCGACCATCGCGACGACCGGCACCGGCATCACCGAGCGATTAGGCACCGGCAATACCGCCATCGATACGGCGTCCGGCACCGTCACTTTCACCGACGTCGATCTGACCGACCGTCCGATCGTGAGTGCGGCGCTCTCCGCGTCGCATCCGTTTAGATATCTCGACGCCCAGGGCCACGACATCACCGGTTCGCTGACGGCCGAGCAACTGGCGGCGATCGCCGCCGTCGAGGTTCCCCTGACGGTCGTGCAGGCGGCGGGAAATACCCACAATGGTTCGGCGACCTGGACCTACAGTATCGCCGACAAGGCGTTCGATTTCATCGCCAAGGGCGAGACGCTGACCCTCAACTATGTGGCCGAGGTCGATGACGGCCATGGCGGGGTGGTCTCGACGCCGATTACCGTATCGATCAACGGCGCCGACATTTCCATCGCCGGCACCAACGATAATCCCGTGGTCACGACGACCAGCAACGCGTTTGCCGAACTGTCGAACGACAGCCAGCCGAACCCGACCGGATCGACGGCGCTCGATACGGTTTCCGGCACCATCGGCTTTACCGATGTCGACCTGACCGACCGTCCGGTGGCGAGCGCGGCCTACACCTCGTTTACCTATACGGACGCATCCGGCCATGCGCTGAGCTTGACGGCGCAGCAGCAGGCCGATGTGGCGGCGGTCGCGGTGCCGCTGACGGTGACGCAGGCCGACGGAAATACCGACAACGGCTCTGCGACCTGGACCTACAGTGTTGCCGACGGTAATTTTGACTTTTTGGCCGCCGGCGAAATCCTGACGCTGACCTATACCGCGACCGTGGATGACGGACATGGCGGCGTGGTGACAAAGCCATTCACCGTCACCATCACCGGCACCAACGACACGCCGACGATCGATACGACCAGCAACGCGTTTGCCGAACTGTCGAACGACAGCCAGCCGAACCCGACCGGGTCGACGGCGCTCGATACGGTCTCCGGCACCATCGGCTTTACCGATGTCGACCTGACCGACCGTCCGGTGGCGAGCGCGGCCTACACCTCGTTTACCTATACCGACGCATCCGGCCATGCGCTGAGCTTGACGGCGCAGCAGCAGGCCGACGTGGCAGCGGTCGCGGTGCCGCTGACGGTGACGCAGACCGCGGGAAATACCGACAACGGCTCGGCGACCTGGACCTACAGTGTTGCCGACGGCAATTTTGACTTTTTGGCCGCCGGCGAAACCCTGACGCTGACCTATACCGCGACCGTGGATGACGGCCATGGCGGCGTGGTGACAAAGCCATTCACCGTCACCATCACCGGCACCAACGACACCCCGACGATCGATACGACCAGCAACGCGTTTGCCGAACTGTCGAACACGCCACAGCCGAACCCGACCGGCTCGACCGCGCTCGATACCGTCACCGGCACCGTCAGCTTCACCGATGTCGATCTGACCGACCGTCCGGTGGTGAGTGCGGTATTCTCCTCGTTCACCTATACCGACGCGTCGCATACCGCCCTGACGCTGACGGCGCAGCAACAGGCCGATGTGGCGGCGGTGGAAGGCGCGCTGACGATTGCGCAGACCCCGGGCAATACCGACAATGGTTCGGCGACCTGGACCTACAGCCTGGCCGACGGTGCGTTCGACTTCCTCGCGGCGGGCGAGATCCTGACGCTGACCTATACCGCGACCGTCGATGACGGCCATGGCGGCGTGGTGACAAAGCCATTCACCGTCACCATCACCGGCACCAACGACACCCCGACGATCGATACGACCAGCAACGCGTTTGCCGAACTGTCGAACACGCCACAGCCGAACCCGACCGGCTCGACCGCGCTCGATACCGTCACCGGCACCGTCAGCTTCACCGATGTCGATCTGACCGACCGTCCGGTGGTGAGTGCGGTATTCTCCTCGTTCACCTATACCGACGCGTCGCATACCGCCCTGACGCTGACGGCGCAGCAACAGGCCGATGTGGCGGCGGTGGAAGGCGCGCTGACGATTGCGCAGACCCCGGGCAATACCGACAATGGTTCGGCGACCTGGACCTACAGCCTGGCCGACGGTGCGTTCGACTTCCTCGCGGCGGGCGAGATCCTGACGCTGACCTATACCGCGACCGTCGATGACGGCCATGGCGGCGTGGTGACAAAGCCATTCACCGTCACCATCACCGGCACCAACGACACCCCGACGATCGATACGACCAGCAACGCGTTTGCCGAACTGTCGAACACGCCACAGCCGAACCCGACCGGGTCGGCGGCGCTCGATACCGTCACCGGCACCGTCAGCTTCACCGACGTCGACCTGACCGACCGTCCGGTGGTGAGCGCGGTATTCTCCTCATTCACCTATACCGATGCGTCGCATACCGCCCTGACGCTGACGGCGCAGCAACAGGCCGACGTGGCGGCGGTGGAAGGCGCGCTGACCATTGCGCAGACCCCTGGCAATACCGACAATGGTTCGGCGACCTGGACCTACAGCCTGGCCGACGGTGCGTTCGACTTCCTGGCCGCCGGCGAAACCCTGACGCTGACCTATACCGCGACCGTCGATGACGGCCATGGCGGCGTCATCTCAAAGCCATTCACCGTCACCATCACCGGCACCAACGATTCGCCGGTTGCGGTGGCCGACAGCGACCAGGGCCATGTCGTCGAGGCCGGCAACGACGTCCACGACAACGTCGTTCCCGGCGTTCCGACCACGACCGGCAATGTGCTCACCAACGACACCGATGTCGACCTCACCGACACGCATTCAGTCATTGGCGTTGCAGCGGGGACGGCGAGCGGCGTGCTTTCGACCGGCGTCGGCGCCACCATCATCGGCACTTATGGGTCGCTCGTTCTCGGTGTGGACGGAACCTGGACCTACACGCTCGACAACAGCCGGCCCGCGACCAACGCATTGGCGCAGGGCGCGCACGCCAACGACGTCTTCAGCTACACCGAATCCGACCACAACGGCGGCACCTCGACGACGACGCTGACGATCGGAATCACCGGCACCAATGACGCGCCGGTCACCAACGATGCGCCGGTCGCCGCGACCGACCTGAATACCGGCGCGCCGGTGGTCGAGCAGGGCGTCCATCCGGGAAATACCGCGTTTGCCGGCATCGATACCGCGACGGGCAATGTTCTTTCAAACGACTCCGACGTCGATACCGGCGACACCATGACGGTGCAGGGGGTCGCGAGCGGAACCCCGAGCGGTCCTCTGACGGGACACGTTGCCACCGGGGTTGCCGGCACCTATGGCAGCGTCACCGTCGCGGACGACGGCAGCTGGACCTATACGCTCGATAACGGCAACGCCGCCACGCAGGCGCTGACCGAGGGTCAGCACGTCACGGACGTCTTTACCTATACCATGCACGATGCGGCCGGCGCGACCGCATCCGCGACGCTGACGATCGACATCACCGGCACCAACGACGCGCCGGTGGTTGCGGCGGTGAACGCGGGTACGCTCACCGATACCGTAGGGAACGACAGCTTCGGCAACCTCACGGGAACGCTGGTCGGGAACGACGTCGACAACGGCGATGCTGCAACGCTGCTCTATACCGCGATCGTCCCAATCAGCCATCTCGCCGTGAATTCGGCCGTCGCGGGCCACTACGGCTCGCTGACGGTGAACCTCAACGGCAGCTACAGCTATGTCGCCGACGCCGGCGCGATCAACGCGCTGCATGCCGGTACATATGCCGATACGTTCACGGTGCAGACCACCGACGTGCACGGCGCCACCGGCACCGCGACGCTGACGGTTGACGTGACCGGCGCCAACGACTCGCCCACGCTAGCCAACGTGAATGCCGGCACGCTCACCGATACCGCCGCGAATGACAGCTTTGGCGATCTCACGGGCATGCTGGTCGGGACCGATCGCGACAGCGGTGAGACCGCAACGCTGCAATATGCCGTGCTCGACGCGCCGCACCACGTGGCGACGTCGGCGGTCGCCGGCCTCTATGGTTCGCTGACGGTGAATGCCAACGGCAGCTACGATTATGTCGCCAATGCGGCCGCGATCAACGCGCTGCCGGCGGGCTCCCATACCGACACCTTCACCGTGCAGACGTCAGACGTGCACGGCGCCACCGGCACAGCGACGTTCACGGTGAATGTGACCGGCGTCAACGACACGGCGGTGATCGGTGGCACCGACACCCAGAATTTGACCGAAACGAATGCGGTGCTGACGACCGGCGGGAAGCTGTCGATCAGCGATGTCGACAGTTTGGCGACGTTCAATGCGCAGACTGACGTGGCGGGCAGCCATGCCTATGGTCACTTCTCGATCAACGCCGCCGGGGTGTGGACGTATACCACCGACACGGCCCACAACGAGTTTGTCGGCGGCACGACCTATACGGATACGCTGAGCGTGTCGTCGGCGGACGGCACCTCGCATCTGCTGACGGTGAACATTCTCGGCACCAACGACCCGGCGGTGATCGCCGGTCAGTCGAGCGGTGCCGTGGAAGTAGCCGACGATGGTCCTGGCAGTGGTGCGCTAACCGTCACCGGCACGCTGACCGACACCGATGTCGACAACGCGCCCAATACCTTTGTCGCAGCGGCGGCCGGATCGGGCACCGACCACGGTTACGGTACCTATCAGATGACCGCGGGCGGCGTCTGGACCTACACGCTCAATAATTCCAATGCGGCAGTGAAGGCGCTCGGTGAAAACCAGCATCTGACCGATACGTTCACTGTCCATACCGTGGACGGCACCGCGCAGATCGTCACCATCGCTGTCACCGATAATGATGATCCGGACCACGACATCTATGCCGCAGACGGAACGACGCCACTCGCGGCCAGTACAGCGTTCATAAGTGGAAATAATCACAATTTCATCGGGGCGGCGACCGATAGCACGATCATCGGCAATAACGACTCAACGGCTGACCACATCAACGCGCAGGGTGGCAACGATACGATTTATGGGCGGGGCGGCAACGATATTATTCAGGGTGGCGACGGTAACGATGTCATCTATGGAGGATCCGGGAACGATACCATTACCGGCGGGGCCGGCGCGGATCAGCTCTGGGGTGGTTCCGGGAGGGATACATTCGTGTTTGCAGCTGCGGCAGATTCGACACCCGCGAGCTTCGATACGATCCAGGATTTCCAGGTTGGTGTGGATCATATCAACGTTTCTGGGCTGGGATTCGCCGCGGGTATGAGTGGCCTTGGAGCCCTGGCTGCGCACGGTCTCAATTGGTCGCAGGTTGGATCCGATACAGTGGTCCTGGGCGATACGAACGGAAACGCTGGAAATGCGGAATTCCAAATCGTCCTGAAAGGCGTGACCGCAACCAGTCTTCATCTCTCCGACTTCATTATTGCCTAG
- a CDS encoding ABC transporter substrate-binding protein, with product MSKSLWALCLAASALALTGLPAAAQTKVTNEGISATEIVIGTHQDLSGPIKVWGVPVSNGMKMAVEEINASGGINGRKIKMILEDSGYDPKKAVLASQKMIERDKVFAMVGPMGSPTVLAAQDILFDAGVLQLFPLTAAEFTFKFDPAKPQERLKFNNLLPYVESTRAALKYMMEAKSFKKPCIMHQDDEYGKNVLDGFTQQLDAMKVPAASVTTYKRGASDFSAQVAKMKSDGCDLVVLGTVIRETIGAMSEARKLGWDVTFLGATPTNVLDVPALGKDAVEGLYAAAAFEIPYEDTAKGKVKEWLANYKKMFGTDANTQAIIGYNAVTTFAFYANKAGKDLTGQKMLDALESGDKFLDIFNSPPTIFSKTNHLASTITQVQQIKNGRWVLMQDNLMF from the coding sequence ATGTCGAAATCGTTATGGGCGTTGTGCCTTGCGGCGAGCGCGCTGGCGCTGACCGGTCTGCCGGCCGCGGCCCAAACCAAGGTCACCAATGAAGGCATCTCGGCGACCGAGATCGTGATCGGCACCCATCAGGATCTGTCCGGGCCGATCAAGGTCTGGGGCGTTCCGGTTTCCAACGGCATGAAGATGGCGGTCGAGGAGATCAATGCGAGCGGCGGCATCAACGGCCGCAAGATCAAGATGATCCTCGAGGACAGCGGCTACGATCCCAAGAAGGCGGTGCTGGCGTCGCAAAAAATGATCGAGCGCGACAAGGTTTTCGCCATGGTCGGGCCGATGGGCTCGCCGACCGTGCTGGCTGCGCAGGATATCCTGTTTGACGCCGGCGTGCTGCAACTGTTCCCGCTGACGGCGGCCGAATTCACCTTCAAGTTCGATCCGGCCAAGCCGCAGGAGCGGTTGAAGTTCAACAATCTGCTGCCCTATGTCGAGAGCACGCGCGCCGCGCTCAAATACATGATGGAGGCGAAGAGCTTCAAAAAGCCCTGCATCATGCACCAGGACGACGAGTACGGCAAAAACGTGCTCGACGGCTTCACGCAGCAGCTCGACGCGATGAAGGTGCCGGCGGCCTCGGTGACGACCTACAAGCGCGGCGCGTCCGATTTCAGCGCCCAGGTCGCCAAGATGAAGTCCGACGGCTGCGATCTCGTCGTGCTCGGCACCGTGATCCGCGAGACCATCGGCGCGATGAGCGAAGCCAGGAAGCTCGGCTGGGACGTCACCTTCCTCGGCGCCACGCCGACCAACGTGCTTGACGTGCCGGCGCTCGGCAAGGACGCGGTCGAAGGCCTCTACGCCGCCGCCGCTTTCGAGATTCCCTACGAGGATACGGCCAAGGGCAAGGTCAAGGAGTGGCTGGCCAACTACAAGAAGATGTTCGGCACCGACGCCAATACCCAGGCGATCATCGGCTACAACGCGGTAACGACGTTCGCGTTTTACGCGAACAAGGCGGGCAAGGATCTGACGGGTCAGAAAATGCTCGACGCGCTGGAATCCGGTGACAAGTTCCTGGATATCTTCAATTCGCCGCCGACGATCTTCTCCAAGACCAACCATCTCGCCAGCACCATCACCCAGGTCCAGCAGATCAAGAACGGCCGCTGGGTGCTGATGCAGGACAATTTGATGTTCTGA
- a CDS encoding lysozyme inhibitor LprI family protein, which yields MRVMMLAVVAAQVGLLYPACADTEAEADRSLRETLPLYEENRCADIKDTAGQLFCGDPELQSAGARLSNALQDRINRIADRRLAVEENVEWIRGRNLSCGIFGGLSVASRNIQSVKACLLKETEERIEILADPNFDCLANNTTAGMLICSDPALAIADRELDGHVVALIAKMKDDEAKGAFAEYARWIRARDRKCHLADKDNVPLDELSPSEGCLADDMSRKTAEIIAAKGDPKRVFGKSELSPAPDADAVDLCIAQIHSANACGDFLRVSRIIQLDTEVSAEAALVTAEVEMKVLSPFAVCSPIASTCTGTCWDLGSGQAKPSPGSRESLPLAHRLRIEKSFAFQKADNGWRCNTGTLQPIELGVALSGP from the coding sequence ATGCGCGTGATGATGCTGGCTGTCGTCGCGGCCCAGGTTGGACTGCTGTATCCCGCCTGCGCGGATACCGAGGCGGAAGCCGACCGGTCGCTGCGCGAGACGCTGCCGCTCTATGAAGAGAACCGTTGTGCCGACATCAAGGATACGGCGGGACAATTGTTCTGCGGCGATCCCGAACTGCAGAGCGCCGGTGCCCGGCTGAGCAATGCATTGCAGGACCGGATCAACCGGATTGCCGATCGCCGGCTTGCGGTCGAAGAGAACGTGGAATGGATCAGAGGCCGCAATTTGAGTTGCGGGATATTTGGCGGACTAAGTGTCGCAAGCCGGAACATCCAATCGGTCAAGGCCTGCTTGTTGAAAGAGACGGAGGAGCGGATCGAGATATTGGCCGATCCGAACTTCGATTGCCTGGCGAACAACACCACCGCCGGCATGCTGATCTGCAGCGATCCCGCCCTGGCGATCGCCGACAGGGAGCTCGACGGTCACGTTGTCGCGCTGATCGCCAAAATGAAGGACGACGAAGCCAAGGGAGCCTTCGCCGAATACGCCAGATGGATCCGGGCCCGCGACCGCAAGTGCCATCTGGCCGACAAGGACAACGTGCCGCTGGACGAATTGTCGCCGTCGGAAGGCTGCCTGGCGGACGATATGAGCCGGAAGACAGCCGAGATCATCGCGGCCAAGGGTGACCCGAAACGGGTGTTCGGCAAGTCCGAGCTTTCGCCCGCCCCCGATGCCGACGCGGTCGATCTGTGTATCGCGCAGATTCATTCAGCCAATGCCTGCGGCGATTTCCTGCGCGTAAGCCGCATCATCCAGCTCGATACCGAAGTGTCGGCGGAGGCCGCCCTGGTGACGGCCGAAGTGGAAATGAAGGTTCTCTCGCCATTCGCCGTCTGCAGCCCGATCGCGTCGACCTGCACCGGAACCTGCTGGGACTTGGGCTCGGGGCAGGCAAAACCGTCGCCGGGAAGCCGGGAGAGCCTGCCGCTCGCGCACCGGCTTAGAATCGAGAAGTCATTCGCGTTTCAGAAGGCCGACAACGGCTGGCGCTGCAACACCGGTACGCTGCAGCCGATCGAACTCGGGGTCGCGCTGAGCGGGCCGTAG
- a CDS encoding transglutaminase-like cysteine peptidase, which yields MRLSGHSRAWREVILACGLLWFGTADLRAETPGSSGAQDLVQKSAEPFGLAASALSDGGLRQKWLGVQRRLDDEMVQLALCEGDRDGCLSPAALQFLTIIDAAKLREGRARLGEINRALNLAIRPVSDLKQYGEIDVWTSPLATLARGGGDCEDYAIAKFVALRLAGIAPDDLRIVIMHDTIHGEDHAVAAARLDGHWLTLDNRRMAMVEDSDVRNYRPTFVIDRHGVMQYGDAPLLAGTTGRDLASPVAVTSLAEPSQIRP from the coding sequence ATGCGGTTGTCAGGTCATTCGCGCGCGTGGCGCGAGGTCATACTCGCGTGCGGGTTACTCTGGTTCGGAACGGCCGACCTCAGGGCCGAAACGCCGGGGTCTTCCGGCGCCCAGGATTTGGTCCAGAAATCGGCCGAGCCGTTCGGGCTTGCGGCATCCGCCCTGTCCGATGGCGGCCTGCGCCAGAAGTGGCTCGGCGTGCAGCGCCGTCTCGACGATGAAATGGTGCAGCTCGCGCTCTGCGAGGGCGACCGCGACGGCTGCTTGTCCCCGGCCGCGCTGCAATTCCTCACCATTATCGATGCGGCAAAACTTCGCGAAGGCCGCGCCCGGCTTGGCGAGATCAATCGCGCGCTCAATCTCGCCATCAGGCCGGTCAGCGATCTCAAGCAATATGGCGAGATCGACGTCTGGACGTCGCCGCTGGCGACGCTGGCAAGGGGCGGCGGAGATTGTGAGGATTACGCAATCGCGAAATTTGTTGCGTTGCGGCTGGCCGGCATCGCGCCGGACGACCTGCGGATCGTGATCATGCACGACACCATCCACGGCGAGGACCATGCCGTTGCCGCCGCACGGCTGGATGGGCACTGGCTGACACTCGATAACCGCCGCATGGCGATGGTCGAGGATTCCGACGTCAGGAATTACCGGCCGACCTTCGTGATCGACCGGCATGGCGTCATGCAGTACGGCGATGCGCCGCTGCTCGCCGGCACAACCGGCCGCGATCTTGCTTCTCCGGTTGCCGTGACTTCGCTGGCCGAGCCCAGCCAGATCCGTCCCTGA